TACCGCAGATCGGAACTCAACCTCCCGCTCCTTTGCCGCCACCAACCTTAGCAGGTCAACAGCGGACTGTGGTTAATCAGCCTAATAAACCGAATTCAGGAAAGCCTCAACCTCAAGCGTCATCGGCTAAAGCTGCCCCAGCAAAACCAAAAGCTGCACCAGCCAGAGAAAATAAATTTTTGGTCGTGATGTCCTACAATGGCGATCGCTCTCTGACACAAGCTAAGAAATCCGTGCCAGATGCTCACCTGCGCGATCTAGGTCAAGGTAAGGCTATTCAACTAGCAGCTTTTCCCACTCAAGCTGAAGCGCAAAAAAAAGTTGCAGCTTTACGCAAGCAAGGTATTTCGGCGAGAATAGCGGCCCGTTAAATTGGAAGCGGGGAAAGGGGGAAAGGGAAGGAGAAAGGGAAAAGGGAAGGGGAAAGGGAAAATTTTTTAACTCTGACTCCTGACTTCTGACTCCTGAATTCCCCGTTTTTGTGCTGGGAAAAGCACGATAGTATGAAGTTAAGGTGAAAGTATAGCCTATAGGAGCCTTTCGCTTGTTTGATGGCGAGTGAATGGAGAGTCAGTATGGGACTGATCGATCGCGTACTGCGGGTGGTTCGCGCTAATATCAATCATCTAATCGGTGAGTCTGAAGATCCGGAGAAGGTTCTGGAACAGGCTGTGCTGGATATGCAGGAACAACTAATTCATTTGCGGCAGGCAGTAGCCCAAGCTATAGCAACTAAAAAACGCACCGAACGGGATGTGAGTAATGCCCAGTCGAATGCTGATTCTTGGCAAAGTCGCGCTCAACTAGCTTTGCAAAAAGGGGATGAAAATTTGGCGCGGGAAGCTTTGGTACGGCGCAAGTCATATTTGGACAATGCCAAGATCATGCAATCCCAATTGGAAAGTCAAAGTGGGATTATCAATAAGCTAAAGGAAGACTTGCGGACTTTGGAAGGCAAAATTGCCGAAGCTAGAACGAAAAAAGATCTATACATTGCCCGCGCTCGTTCTGCTCAAGCATCTCAAAAGCTCAATGAGATGATGAACAAATTTAATCCTAGCGGGTCTTTGAGCGCGTTTGAACGGATGGAAGAGAAGGTTTTGCAATTAGAAGCCCGATCGGAAGCGATCGCTCAATTGGGAACGAACGAATTAGAACAGAAGTTTGCTGCCTTGGAAGGTAATAGCGAGGTGGACGGGGAACTAGCGGCTATGAAGGCAAAAACGATCGCAGGCAAAAATGCGGCTCAGTTACCTTCGGTTCAATCATCGCCTGGGAGAAACTCAGAGCTTGATGAAGAATTGGAAAAATTGCGCTCTCAGCTAGAGAAATCTTGAGAATTTATGATTTTAACGGTCGAGCAATGAAGGCCAAACCAAGATTTTAAGAAACGGCAAGACTTCACCTCGAACTAAAAATTCCCTAGATTAAAGAAGAGACTTCATTTGGAAATTTGGACTCTATATGGTATGGAAAGTTTCTCGATGCTCGATGCCTAGCCTCAATCAGTAACTCAACCGCATAACCGATCGAGATGTTTTATCAAAATATGTCGATCCCAGCTGGAAATTTTTACACTGGATGAAAGGAATCATGTTTTCATTCGCTCAATGGAGGTTCTGTAATTCCCTGGAGGAAGCGGCCTAGATCTGAAACTATGGGTACGATGGTTTCAGGATAAATAATTGAGCATATAGTCAAGTAAATTCGCTGAAAATGAGGCTGATTTCACAAGCCAGCCTTTTAACCGACCAAACCAGAGTACAACCTAGAAGGAAAAACAAAGTTATGGGATTATTCGATCGCATTAGCCGACTAGTCCGGGCCAACCTGAATGATGTTGTCAGTAAAGCAGAAGATCCGGAAAAGATTCTAGAGCAGTCAATTATTGATATGCAGGAAGACTTGGTGCAACTGCGTCAAGCTGTTGCTCAGGCGATCGCTACTCAAAAACGTACCCAACAACAATACAACCAAGCTCAATCAGAAGCAAATAATTGGCAAAGTCGCGCTCAACTAGCCCTGCAAAAAGGCGATGAAAATCTGGCTAGGGAAGCTCTCGTTCGGAAGAAGTCCCAAGGCGATACCGCAGCTGCCCTCAAGCAAACTCTCGATCAGCAATCTGGCCAAGTAGATACCCTCAAGCGTAACCTGATTGCTTTGGAAAGCAAGATTTCCGAAGCTAAGACGAAGAAAGATATGCTCAAAGCGCGGATTTCTGCGGCGAAGGCAAACGAGCAATTGCAAAATGCTGTTGGTAAGCTGGGTACTAGCAGCGCAATGGGTGCCTTCGAGCGGATGGAAGAAAAAGTTTTGATGATGGAAGCTCGCGCCCAGTCAGCACAAGAGTTAACTGGTAATAACCTGGAAGAGCAATTTAAGCAGCTGGAATCTGGTAGCGATGTGGATGATGAGTTGATGGCGATGAAAGCTCAGTTGGCTGGTTCTTCTCCTAACCAAGCTGCTTTACCGGGTTCTCCTCAAAATACTACTACTTCTTCTACTTCTTCATCTTCTTCTGCTTCTTCATCTAGTTCAGCAGTTGATAAGGACTTGGAAGAACTGCGAAAGCAAATCGACCAACTCTAATTAACTCTGTGTCCAAATATATCAGTCTGGATAGAAATCTCTCTGTCTCTCTTGTGGGGATAGTGAGAGTCATACTCCAGGCTGTATTTTT
This genomic stretch from Leptolyngbyaceae cyanobacterium harbors:
- a CDS encoding PspA/IM30 family protein gives rise to the protein MRLISQASLLTDQTRVQPRRKNKVMGLFDRISRLVRANLNDVVSKAEDPEKILEQSIIDMQEDLVQLRQAVAQAIATQKRTQQQYNQAQSEANNWQSRAQLALQKGDENLAREALVRKKSQGDTAAALKQTLDQQSGQVDTLKRNLIALESKISEAKTKKDMLKARISAAKANEQLQNAVGKLGTSSAMGAFERMEEKVLMMEARAQSAQELTGNNLEEQFKQLESGSDVDDELMAMKAQLAGSSPNQAALPGSPQNTTTSSTSSSSSASSSSSAVDKDLEELRKQIDQL
- a CDS encoding PspA/IM30 family protein, yielding MASEWRVSMGLIDRVLRVVRANINHLIGESEDPEKVLEQAVLDMQEQLIHLRQAVAQAIATKKRTERDVSNAQSNADSWQSRAQLALQKGDENLAREALVRRKSYLDNAKIMQSQLESQSGIINKLKEDLRTLEGKIAEARTKKDLYIARARSAQASQKLNEMMNKFNPSGSLSAFERMEEKVLQLEARSEAIAQLGTNELEQKFAALEGNSEVDGELAAMKAKTIAGKNAAQLPSVQSSPGRNSELDEELEKLRSQLEKS